In Silene latifolia isolate original U9 population chromosome X, ASM4854445v1, whole genome shotgun sequence, the following proteins share a genomic window:
- the LOC141617871 gene encoding uncharacterized protein LOC141617871, whose protein sequence is MAKKPKSKSSLNKRKIISKAKLCLSFSNLENLRLDNNVTVEPTEVEASSSAVAAIPQSADARTTRSVGEIVGIPVINLDTVVEDDADSIVEENPGEETETEENPIPDEAGWTRVTDKKRSQSPISSSKEILQITAEEVQPELDYWSNAVVCYVLRGNPPWARLSGFITNLWGKYKFDKVSFLPNGAFLVHFPTLECRNLVLKQGFPMFENKPLVVKPWTETTSMAKEPVKSVPMWIRLCGLGLKFWGEKTLEKLATLVGKYMRADSATMDKTRLGYARIMVEVEVGQEFPDKIYFKDEKGSTVNVCVEYEWKPVVCGSCKGIGHTKDVCKKPTVAPRIIQVWRPVVKPIVTQPQTTTLNKPEGEMSSTPLFGGVTFHNSDHLPVVTSPIIQRVRQEHAPVSHLRPGTSYKAAVSPTKDTASTDETRVVQEEGESSTHITCDNGYIGILEFERKIKEQDFVVVLNNLGVQWKGINNNVHHPGGRVWIIWLPQVFNVQLLNDSDQHITVKVSDLTSCDSFWYTEKLNQTKDQCAKPWCIGGDFNSFLDYNERLGREVNWNEIRDFRQCVEYCEVTDIVAHGYFFTWNDKQDPSTRVFSRIDRCLINIDWLQSFPDNSAFFMNEGTFDHCPCICYRSNEATTRKNSFKYFNMWSLDSNFKEVVATEWNKTVSGVKMYQVVTKLKNLKKPLKKLNKNKFSEIEKSAEVARVLLDNLQTAMHLHPRDQQLLAAEQAAAEEFKYTDLLGSSNHTIPVHKPTVRTGKLITDHHVQQLLKPVSDSEIRQCIFSIPADKSPGPDGYTSQFYKDSWDIVGQEVCAGVKDFFHSGQLLKQLNTTNITLIPKGSNPKTVFEFRPIACCNTLYKCIAKLLCNRLGDILPDIVSINQGGFIKGRNIIENVLICQDIVRLYNRQTASPRCLVKIDLKKAYDSVEWEFLEQMLGALNFPEQFTNWIMKCVTTSSFSLSLNGRSFGFFKGKRGLRQGGPLSPLLFTLCMNYLSRILAVVGQQDGFRFHPLCGHLKLNHLLFADDLLMFSKGNAVSIIWILRAFATFSSASGLCLNKDKTEIYFNGVRADTVNEILQISGFKKGALPFKYLGVPISSKKLSKNEGRKLTDKITARIRAWGLNILPMLED, encoded by the exons ATGGCAAAGAAACCTAAATCTAAATCTTCTCTTAACAAAAGAAAAATTATATCTAAAGCTAAATTATGTTTGTCTTTCTCTAACCTGGAAAATCTAAGGCTCGATAATAATGTTACGGTGGAACCAACTGAGGTAGAGGCATCCAGTTCTGCTGTAGCTGCGATTCCGCAATCTGCTGACGCGAGAACCACTAGATCGGTCGGTGAGATTGTGGGGATCCCAGTCATCAACTTGGATACTGTCGTTGAGGATGATGCTGATTCAATTGTTGAAGAGAACCCTGGTGAAGAAACTGAGACTGAGGAAAACCCTATCCCAGATGAAGCCGGTTGGACTCGAGTAACTGATAAGAAACGCTCTCAATCACCTATTTCATCTTCGAAAGAGATTCTTCAGATAACTGCTGAGGAAGTGCAACCTGAACTTGACTATTGGTCGAATGCAGTTGTTTGTTATGTATTAAGGGGTAACCCACCATGGGCACGACTGTCAGGGTTTATTACCAATTTATGGGGCAAATATAAATTTGATAAAGTTTCTTTTCTGCCCAATGGAGCGTTCCTGGTTCATTTCCCTACTTTGGAATGTCGTAATTTGGTTCTCAAACAAGGATTCCCTATGTTTGAAAATAAGCCCTTGGTTGTTAAACCCTGGACTGAGACCACTTCCATGGCTAAAGAACCTGTCAAATCTGTACCTATGTGGATACGTTTATGTGGTCTAGGGTTGAAATTCTGGGGGGAGAAAACTCTGGAAAAACTTGCTACCTTGGTGGGAAAGTATATGCGTGCTGATAGTGCTACAATGGACAAAACCAGACTTGGGTATGCAAGAATCATGGTAGAAGTAGAGGTGGGTCAAGAGTTCCCTGATAAGATATACTTTAAGGATGAAAAAGGCAGTACTGTTAATGTGTGTGTCgaatatgaatggaaacctgTGGTATGTGGCTCCTGTAAGGGCATTGGTCACACGAAGGATGTATGCAAGAAGCCAACTGTTGCTCCTCGCATAATTCAGGTATGGAGACCAGTGGTTAAGCCTATTGTGACCCAGCCACAGACTACTACTTTAAACAAACCAGAGGGGGAGATGTCATCCACTCCTTTGTTTGGAGGGGTAACCTTTCATAACTCTGATCACCTTCCTGTGGTAACAAGTCCTATTATTCAAAGAGTGAGGCAAGAACATGCTCCTGTGTCTCATCTTAGACCTGGCACTTCCTATAAAGCAGCTGTTTCTCCTACTAAGGACACTGCTAGTACTGATGAGACAAGGGTAGTACAAGAGGAAGGGGAGAGTAGTACCCATATTACTTGTGATAATGGATATATTgggattttggaat ttgagaggaaaataaaggagCAGGATTTTGTGGTTGTGCTCAATAATTTAGGAGTTCAGTGGAAAGGTATCAACAATAATGTACATCATCCTGGTGGCAGAGTATGGATTATTTGGCTTCCTCAAGTTTTTAATGTTCAGCTCCTTAATGACAGTGATCAGCACATCACTGTTAAAGTGTCTGATCTTACTTCATGTGATAGTTTCTGGTACACT GAGAAGCTTAACCAGACTAAGGATCAATGTGCCAAACCTTGGTGCATTGGTGGGGATTTCAACTCATTTTTGGATTACAATGAAAGGCTGGGTAGAGAAGTTAATTGGAATGAAATAAGAGATTTCAGGCAGTGTGTTGAGTATTGTGAGGTTACTGACATTGTAGCTCATGGATATTTCTTCACTTGGAACGATAAACAGGACCCTTCTACTCGTGTTTTTTCAAGGATTGACAGGTGTTTAATTAATATTGATTGGCTTCAGAGCTTCCCTGATAACTCAGCTTTCTTCATGAATGAAGGAACCTTTGACCATTGTCCTTGCATTTGCTATAGAAGTAATGAGGCAACTACCAGAAAGAATTCAtttaaatacttcaatatgtggagCTTAGATTCCAATTTTAAAGAAGTGGTGGCTACTGAATGGAATAAGACTGTTTCAGGGGTAAAGATGTACCAAGTTGTTACTAAACTTAAGAATCTGAAGAAGCCTTTGAAGAAGCTAAATAAGAACAAATTCTCTGAGATTGAGAAGAGTGCTGAGGTTGCTAGAGTATTATTGGATAATTTGCAAACTGCAATGCATCTACACCCCCGGGATCAGCAGTTGCTAGCTGCTGAACAGGCAGCTGCAGAGGAGTTCAAA TACACTGATTTGCTGGGATCAAGTAATCATACAATTCCTGTACATAAACCTACTGTAAGAACGGGCAAGCTTATTACTGACCATCATGTCCAGCAGTTACTTAAACCAGTCTCTGACAGTGAAATCAGACAGTGTATATTTTCTATTCCAGCTGATAAAAGTCCTGGACCAGATGGATACACTAGTCAGTTTTACAAAGATTCTTGGGATATTGTGGGTCAGGAGGTGTGTGCTGGTGTGAAGGACTTCTTTCACTCTGGTCAGCTGTTGAAACAACTCAACACAACCAATATTACCCTAATTCCTAAAGGGAGTAATCCAAAAACTGTCTTTGAATTTCGGCCCATTGCCTGTTGCAACACTTTGTACAAGTGTATTGCAAAACTTCTTTGTAACAGGTTGGGAGATATTCTTCCTGATATTGTTAGTATTAATCAAGGGGGGTTCATCAAAGGGAGAAACATTATAGAGAATGTTCTCATATGCCAAGATATTGTTAGACTCTATAACAGGCAGACAGCCTCTCCTAGATGCCTGGTTAAGATTGACCTTAAGAAAGCATATGACAGTGTGGAATGGGAATTTTTGGAGCAGATGTTGGGAGCCTTAAACTTTCCTGAACAGTTTACCAATTGGATAATGAAGTGTGTTACTACTTCTTCGTTTTCTTTATCTCTAAATGGAAGGTCTTTTGGGTTTTTCAAAGGCAAGAGAGGACTTAGACAAGGGGGTCCTTTGTCCCCTCTCTTGTTTACTCTTTGTATGAATTACTTGTCTCGAATTTTGGCAGTTGTGGGACAACAGGATGGTTTTAGGTTCCATCCTCTCTGTGGTCATTTGAAACTTAACCATTTGTTGTTTGCAGACGACCTTCTCATGTTTTCTAAAGGTAATGCAGTGTCTATCATATGGATACTTAGGGCCTTTGCCACATTCTCTTCTGCTTCTGGGCTTTGCCTTAACAAGGACAAGACTGAGATCTATTTCAATGGGGTGAGAGCTGATACTGTAAATGAGATTCTGCAAATATCTGGGTTTAAGAAGGGGGCACTTCCTTTCAAATATTTAGGGGTACCTATCTCCTCTAAGAAATTATctaagaatgaaggaaggaaaTTAACAGACAAGATTACAGCAAGAATAAGAGCTTGGGGGCTAAACATCTTACCTATGCTGGAAGATTAA